A single genomic interval of Hevea brasiliensis isolate MT/VB/25A 57/8 chromosome 4, ASM3005281v1, whole genome shotgun sequence harbors:
- the LOC110672481 gene encoding uncharacterized protein LOC110672481, which yields MLDGLLGRSFASKCKSLIKMTKSRIEVIRRKRKATLKFLKKDMADLLANGLDINAYGRAEGLLAELALSSCYDFVEKSCDFVSKHLSVMQRMRHCPEDCREAVSSIMFAAARFSDMPELRDLRDIFYERYGNSVELFANQEFVENLSSKPSTTEKKVQLMHDIASEVGIKWESRSFEQRVSKPSAPAQEQLKIYGSPNVHDDQYNSINGKNTVLKGKHDFSLKERLERDNDDYRLLNGKDSNASRRNELNSQSGNQVPSNGYKLINVREEHMLKRETHDSLFQGKQEVAVEKREPSKEDTPLKTVRLGSSSQRKRIESFDGGDKLHDGRENAAPIRDGQDSLSHGKPDILPSYAGSWSKGDARDSVAGNHHSGQYDAAKSARNVQEEARKFKPYYNNAIPPPYTKPNAKLKDGKYEGSLGSSFTGSDGNVVSQNFSRDNRANAGNRSEKILQEAYHPDRERQSVMHTRASDNVHENDRHQDEGICSNPIPKPRSSRRRHSKSHTSHDDVGNLEDIGVVKRRSKSRRRDDSRRGLQILFDDEHYRNDEEERMIDKLLIHYSRKPSAYEPGKVRRKSKSHHANHQDAEEDKSPQHGNKDGPSEISEILPPPRSISLPREQTPPSNATKVFTRAASFQPDKSSTAKHVHPKLPDYDDLAARFAALRGM from the exons ATGCTGGACGGACTTCTAGGTCGAAGTTTCGCCTCCAAATG TAAATCGTTGATTAAAATGACAAAGAGTCGGATCGAGGTTATAAGGAGAAAAAGGAAGGCCACTTTGAAGTTTTTGAAGAAAGATATGGCTGATCTGCTCGCTAATGGACTCGATATTAATGCTTATGGcagg GCTGAAGGGCTCCTAGCTGAATTGGCCCTATCATCTTGCTATGATTTTGTTGAGAAATCTTGTGATTTTGTGTCGAAGCATCTTTCAGTCATGCAAAGGATGAG GCACTGCCCTGAGGACTGTAGGGAGGCTGTGTCATCTATAATGTTTGCGGCTGCAAGGTTTTCTGATATGCCAGAGTTACGTGACCTTAGGGATATATTTTATGAGAGATATGGGAACTCTGTGGAGTTGTTTGCTAACCAAGAG TTTGTTGAGAATTTATCTTCAAAGCCATCTACAACAGAGAAGAAAGTTCAGCTGATGCATGATATAGCTTCAGAAGTCGGCATAAAATGGGAGTCCAGGTCTTTTGAACAAAGGGTATCTAAACCCTCTGCACCTGCACAG GAGCAACTTAAAATTTATGGGTCTCCAAATGTCCATGATGATCAATACAATTCAATTAATGGCAAGAACACTGTCCTGAAAGGCAAACATGATTTTTCGCTCAAAGAAAGGCTTGAGCGTGACAATGATGATTACAGATTACTTAATGGAAAGGATAGCAATGCCTCAAGAAGAAATGAGCTTAATTCTCAGTCCGGAAATCAAGTCCCTAGTAATGGATACAAGCTGATAAATGTCAGGGAAGAGCATATGCTGAAAAGGGAAACCCATGATAGTTTGTTCCAAGGAAAGCAAGAAGTTGCTGTGGAGAAGCGTGAACCCTCGAAGGAGGATACTCCCCTGAAAACAGTTAGATTAGGCAGTTCATCTCAGAGGAAAAGAATAGAAAGTTTTGATGGCGGAGACAAATTGCATGATGGTAGGGAGAATGCTGCACCCATAAGAGACGGCCAGGACAGTTTATCTCATGGAAAGCCAGATATTCTGCCTAGTTATGCAGGATCATGGTCAAAGGGTGATGCCAGAGATTCAGTGGCTGGTAATCATCACTCTGGCCAATATGATGCTGCAAAGTCAGCAAGAAATGTTCAGGAGGAAGCACGTAAGTTCAAACCGTACTATAATAATGCCATCCCCCCTCCTTACACTAAACCCAATGCCAAACTGAAAGATGGAAAATATGAAGGCAGTTTAGGATCTTCCTTTACAGGCTCTGATGGTAATGTAGTCTCGCAAAATTTTTCAAGGGACAACAGAGCCAATGCTGGTAATAGGTCTGAGAAAATCCTACAAGAAGCATATCATCCTGACCGTGAGAGGCAAAGTGTTATGCATACAAGAGCAAGTGATAATGTACATGAGAATGATAGACACCAGGATGAAGGTATTTGTAGTAACCCGATTCCAAAACCAAGATCCTCAAGGAGGAGGCACTCAAAATCACACACTAGCCATGATGATGTCGGCAATTTGGAAGACATAGGAGTTGTCAAGAGGAGATCAAAAAGCAGGAGAAGGGATGACTCAAGACGGGGCCTGCAAATCTTGTTTGATGACGAGCACTATCGGAATGATGAAGaggaaagaatgatagataaactGTTGATTCATTACAGTAGGAAGCCATCAGCCTATGAACCTGGAAAGGTCAGAAGGAAGTCCAAAAGTCATCATGCAAATCACCAAGACGCCGAGGAGGATAAATCTCCACAGCATGGTAACAAAGACGGGCCTAGTGAAATCTCAGAGATTCTTCCACCACCCCGATCAATTTCCCTTCCTCGTGAGCAAACACCTCCTTCAAATGCAACAAAAGTGTTTACTCGCGCCGCTTCCTTCCAGCCAGACAAGTCAAGCACAGCCAAGCATGTGCATCCCAAGTTACCTGATTATGATGACTTGGCGGCTCGGTTTGCAGCCTTGAGAGGGATGTGA
- the LOC110672482 gene encoding uncharacterized protein LOC110672482, with product MASIYLSICSTSKPLVVPPTSSAAVASSSSSTSCRSYRRWSLLFSTPMFGSGRLISSTSSRNTNRSRRQKQVVCMAPDEEKLTRRNPLDFPIEWERPKPGRRPDIFPQFSPMKTPIPPPLPYDPPEEDEEEEEEKKKEEEEEDPEKEEEPDKPEKQ from the exons ATGGCATCTATTTACCTCTCAATATGCTCGACCTCGAAACCCTTAGTGGTGCCTCCTACATCTTCAGCCGccgttgcatcttcttcttcttcaacaaGCTGCCGTAGTTACCGCCGGTggtctcttcttttctctacgcCGATGTTTGGCTCTGGACGCTTgatttcttctactagtagtagGAATACCAATCGGAGCCGGCGGCAAAAGCAAGTGGTTTGTATGGCTCCTGATGAAGAAAAATTGACTCGCCGAAATCCTCTTGATTTTCCTATC GAGTGGGAAAGGCCCAAGCCTGGACGCAGACCTGACATATTTCCCCAGTTTAGCCCTATGAAAACACCAATACCGCCCCCATTGCCATATGATCCTcctgaagaagatgaagaagaagaagaagagaaaaagaaagaagaagaggaggaagATCCTGAGAAGGAAGAAGAACCAGATAAGCCTGAGAAGCAGTAG